ACCCAGCGTCTCCTCGGCCTCACGGCGGCGCCGGGCGGCCTCCTCCTGCGCGGCGGCCAGCGTCTCCGACGCCTCGGCGGCGATGCGCTCGGCGGCGGTCTGCGCCTCCGCGCGTACCCGGTCGGCGCTCTCCTGGGCCTCCGACTTCAGCCGCTCGGCCTCGTTCGACGCCTCCGACCTGAGGCGTACGGCGACGGCCTCACCCTCCGCGCGGGAGGCGGAGGCGTCCGCGGCGGCCTCGGTGCGCAGCCGCTCGGCCTCCGTCTCGGCCTGCTGCTGGAGCGTACGGATGCGCTCCGCGGCCTCCGCGCGCAGCCGCTCGCTCTCCTCCGCGGCCTCGCGGCGGATCCGCTCGCCCTCCTCACGGGCCTCGGTCAGCGCCTGCTCGGCGGCACCGCGGCGCTCCTCGGCCTCGGTCTGGAGCCGCATCAGCTCCTCGGCGGCCTCCGCCTGCCGGGCCTCGACGGCGCGCTCGGTCTCCTCGCGCAGCTCGCGGGCGGCCCGCTCGGCCTCCGCCTGGAGCTCCTCCACGCGCTGGGCGGCCTCCGCGCGGTGCCGCTCGGCCTCCGCGCGGGTGCGCTCCAGGGTCTCCTCGGCCTGCCGGCGCAGGGTCGTCGCCCGCTCGATGGCCTCGGTGCGGACCTTCTCGCTGTCGGCCGTCGCGCTCTGCCGGAGCTCGTCCGCGTCCGCCTTGGCCTTGGCGAGCAGCTCCTCGGCGGTCTTCGCCGCCTCCTCGATCTGCGCCACGGCCTCCTTGCGGGCCTCGGCGCGGATCTTCTCGCCCTCGGCGACGGCGTCGGCGCGCAGCTGCTCGGCCTCGCCCCGCAGCCGGCGGGCCTCCTCCTGGAGCTCGACCGTCTTGGCGCGGTACTCCTTGGTGTCGTCCTTCGCCGCGCCCTTGAGCTGCTCGGCGATGTCGTGCGCCTCGGCGCGCAGCCGGTCCGCCTCGGCCTCGGCCTCGGTGCGGATCCGCTCGGCCTCCTCGGTGGCGGCCTTGGTGGTGCGCTTGGCGTCCTCCGACGCCTTGTTCAGCACGTCCTCGGCGGTCTTGGCGGCCTTGGACAGCTGGGTGGCCGATTCCTCGGCGGTGAGCGTGCGGGCCTTCTCCGCGGCCTCGGCGACGATCTTCTCGGCCTCGGCGCGGGCGTCCGCGACCAGCTGCTCGGCCTCGGACCGGGTCGACTCGGCGTCCTTGGTGGCCTCGCCGACCAGCCGGGCGACCTGCTCCTTGGCGGTGCGGGTGCGCTGCTCGTTGGTGGCCTCGGCGCTCGCCAGGGCCTTGGCCGCGGACTCCTTCGCCTCGGCGACCAGCTTCTCGGCCTCGGTCTGCGCCTTGCGCAGCGCCTCCTCGGCCTCGGACATGCGCTGCTCGGCGGCCCGGCTCAGCTCCTGGACCTGGCGGCGGGTGGACTCCGACTCGCTGGCGGTGGAACTGCGCAGCCGCTCGGCGTGGTCGGTGGCCTCCTGCGCCTGGGTGGAGGCGGCGTTCAGCAGGCGTTCGGCGTCCGTGCGGGCGCGGCGCAGGATCTGCTCGGCCTCGCCGCGCGCGCTCTCCGCGTCGCTCTGCAGCCGCTGCCTGGCCTCTGCCGTGAGCCGCTCGGCCTCCGCGCGGGCCGCGGCCAGGGCCTGCTCGGCCTCGGCCCGGGACTCGTCGAGCAGCCGGCGGGCCTGCTGCTCGGTGCGGGCCCGCAGCTGCTCGGCCCAGGCCACGTTCTCGTTGACGTGCGACTCGACGGTCTGCCGGCGCTCGGCCAGCTCCTGGTCGAGCTGCTGGCGCCGGGTCACCGCCTCCTGGTGCAGCTCCGCCTGGAGCCGCGCCGCCTGCTCGGCGTGCTCCTGGAGGATGCGCTGCGTCTGCGCCCGGGCCTGGCTCAGCTCCCGTTCGGCGTCCGCGCGCAACTGGTCGGCCTGCGTCTGCGCGTTGCGCAGCAACTGCTCGGCCTGGTACCCGATGTCACCGCCGTCGAAGGCGGGCCGGGACATGATGGTGCGCCGCGCCTCGTGCAACTTGGCGCGCAGCACCTCGACCTGGTAGCCGAGGTCCTCGGCGTGCTGGATCGCCTTTTCCCGCTCGGTCTTCAGCCGCTTCATCTCGGCCTCGAACCGAGAGAGGTGGTCGACGTCAGCCGCCGGCTCTCGCTCCTGGCTCTCGTAGCCCCGCACTGCGCGGTCCCATCCGTCCCCTGGTCGCAAATCTTCCCGAACGGGCTCCGTCCGTCCGCCGGACGGGGCCCCCGGGGAATGGTGTCAGATCAACGGCGGAGCAGACGCTTCTGCCCCGGCGCCCGCCCCCCGAAACACGACCCCGGCGGTCCCGCCACCACTGACGGCAGGACCGGGTCACCCTGGACTGAGCGGCGACCGCACCCAACCCTACCGGCCCATATGTACGAGGGTCAGTGCTCAGGTGTCTCAACGGCCGCCGATGTGACCAGTTCTGTCAGTACGCCATGGCAGTCCTTGGGGTGCAGGAAGGTGATCCGCGACCCCATGGAACCGCGCCGGGGCTCGTCGTACAGAACGCGTACGCCCTTCTCCCGGATGTCCGCGGCGTCCGCGTCCACGTCCGCCGTACCGAACGCGATGTGGTGGACGCCCTCGCCGTTCTTGGCGAGCCACTTGCCGACCGCGGAGTCCTCGCGGGTCGGCTCCAGGAGCTGGAGGTACGAGGCGCCGCCGTCCGACGTACCGTTGATCTTGAGCATGGCCTCACGGACGCCCTGCTCCTCGTTGACCTCGGTGTGGAACACCTCGAAGCCATAGGTGGCACGGTAGAACTCGACGGTCGTGTCGAGGTCGCGGCAGGCGATTCCGATGTGGTCGATTCGCGTCAGCATGGATTCAGTGCAGCGCTCCGGAGGTGGTTACGCAACGTGCGCGCGATCACACCGACGGCCGGGTGACGGGCGGC
This region of Streptomyces ambofaciens ATCC 23877 genomic DNA includes:
- the scy gene encoding polarized growth protein Scy, which gives rise to MRGYESQEREPAADVDHLSRFEAEMKRLKTEREKAIQHAEDLGYQVEVLRAKLHEARRTIMSRPAFDGGDIGYQAEQLLRNAQTQADQLRADAERELSQARAQTQRILQEHAEQAARLQAELHQEAVTRRQQLDQELAERRQTVESHVNENVAWAEQLRARTEQQARRLLDESRAEAEQALAAARAEAERLTAEARQRLQSDAESARGEAEQILRRARTDAERLLNAASTQAQEATDHAERLRSSTASESESTRRQVQELSRAAEQRMSEAEEALRKAQTEAEKLVAEAKESAAKALASAEATNEQRTRTAKEQVARLVGEATKDAESTRSEAEQLVADARAEAEKIVAEAAEKARTLTAEESATQLSKAAKTAEDVLNKASEDAKRTTKAATEEAERIRTEAEAEADRLRAEAHDIAEQLKGAAKDDTKEYRAKTVELQEEARRLRGEAEQLRADAVAEGEKIRAEARKEAVAQIEEAAKTAEELLAKAKADADELRQSATADSEKVRTEAIERATTLRRQAEETLERTRAEAERHRAEAAQRVEELQAEAERAARELREETERAVEARQAEAAEELMRLQTEAEERRGAAEQALTEAREEGERIRREAAEESERLRAEAAERIRTLQQQAETEAERLRTEAAADASASRAEGEAVAVRLRSEASNEAERLKSEAQESADRVRAEAQTAAERIAAEASETLAAAQEEAARRRREAEETLGSARQEADQERERAREQSEELLASARKRVEEAQAEAVRLVEEADRRATEMVSAAEQHAQQVRESVAGLHEQAQEEITGLRSAAEHAAERTRREAEEEADRVRSDAYAERERASEDAGRLRREARDEAEAAKALAERTVSEAITEADRIRTDVSEHAQRVRTEASDAIAEAEQAASRTRADAREDANRIRSDAATQADTLITEARSEAERLTTETAAETDRIRTETVAEAERVRTEAANEAERVRAEALSEAERLTAETVAEADRVRAEAGARAEQLLSDATGEAERLRAEAAETVGSAQQHAERIRTEAERVRAEAAAEAERVTTAAREEAERTLDEARQDANKRRSEAAEQVDTLITETTAEADKLLTEAQQQAQKTTADAESQADTMVGAARSEAERIVSEATVEGNTRVEKARTDADELLVGARRDATAIRERAEELRERLTSEIEELHQRARREAAETMKSAGDRCDALVKAAEEQLAKAEAKAKELVSEANSEAGKVRIAAVKKAEGLLKEAEQKKATLVREAEELKAEAVREARATVEEGKRELETLVRRREDINAEISRVQDVLEALESFEAPTAGGKDGGVKAGATVGAPRSGGKSSDG
- the mce gene encoding methylmalonyl-CoA epimerase, which translates into the protein MLTRIDHIGIACRDLDTTVEFYRATYGFEVFHTEVNEEQGVREAMLKINGTSDGGASYLQLLEPTREDSAVGKWLAKNGEGVHHIAFGTADVDADAADIREKGVRVLYDEPRRGSMGSRITFLHPKDCHGVLTELVTSAAVETPEH